One Peribacillus simplex NBRC 15720 = DSM 1321 genomic region harbors:
- the tuf gene encoding elongation factor Tu — MGKAKFDRSKPHVNVGTIGHVDHGKTTLTAAITTVLAKTGGAEARAYDQIDGAPEERERGITISTAHVEYETATRHYAHVDCPGHADYVKNMITGAAQMDGGILVVSAADGPMPQTREHILLSRQVGVPFLVVFMNKCDMVDDEELLELVEMEIRDLLSEYEFPGDDIPVIKGSALKALQGEAAWEEKIHELMTAVDEYIPEPTRDTEKPFMMPVEDVFSITGRGTVATGRVERGQVKVGDVVDIIGFNEESKPTTVTGVEMFRKLLDYAEAGDNIGALLRGVSREDIQRGQVLAKPGTITPHTKFKAEVYVLSKEEGGRHTPFFTNYRPQFYFRTTDVTGICNLPEGVEMVMPGDNIEMTVELIAPIAIEEGTKFSIREGGRTVGAGVVATITE; from the coding sequence ATGGGAAAAGCTAAATTTGATCGTTCAAAACCGCACGTTAACGTTGGAACTATTGGTCACGTTGACCATGGTAAAACAACTCTAACAGCTGCAATCACAACTGTACTTGCTAAAACTGGTGGCGCAGAAGCTCGCGCTTATGACCAAATCGATGGTGCTCCAGAAGAAAGAGAACGTGGTATCACAATCTCTACTGCACACGTTGAGTACGAAACAGCTACTCGTCACTATGCACACGTTGACTGCCCAGGACATGCTGACTATGTTAAAAACATGATCACTGGTGCTGCACAAATGGACGGCGGAATCTTAGTAGTATCTGCTGCTGATGGCCCAATGCCACAAACTCGTGAGCACATCCTTCTTTCTCGTCAAGTAGGTGTACCATTCCTAGTAGTATTCATGAACAAATGCGACATGGTTGATGACGAAGAACTTCTTGAATTAGTAGAAATGGAAATCCGTGATCTTCTATCTGAATACGAATTCCCTGGCGATGACATTCCAGTTATCAAAGGATCTGCACTAAAAGCTCTTCAAGGAGAAGCTGCTTGGGAAGAAAAAATTCATGAATTAATGACAGCTGTTGACGAGTATATCCCAGAACCAACTCGTGACACTGAAAAACCATTCATGATGCCAGTTGAGGATGTATTCTCAATCACTGGTCGTGGAACAGTTGCAACTGGTCGTGTTGAGCGTGGACAAGTTAAAGTCGGTGACGTTGTTGACATCATCGGTTTCAACGAAGAGTCTAAACCAACTACAGTAACTGGTGTTGAAATGTTCCGTAAACTTCTTGACTATGCTGAAGCTGGTGACAACATCGGTGCACTACTTCGTGGTGTATCCCGTGAAGATATCCAACGTGGACAAGTACTTGCTAAACCAGGTACAATCACTCCACACACAAAGTTCAAAGCTGAAGTTTATGTTCTTTCTAAAGAAGAAGGTGGACGTCACACTCCATTCTTTACAAACTACCGTCCTCAGTTCTACTTCCGTACAACTGACGTAACTGGTATTTGTAACCTTCCAGAAGGCGTAGAAATGGTTATGCCTGGAGACAACATCGAAATGACTGTAGAACTTATCGCTCCAATCGCTATCGAAGAAGGTACTAAATTCTCTATCCGTGAGGGTGGACGTACTGTAGGCGCTGGCGTAGTTGCTACAATCACAGAGTAA
- the rpsG gene encoding 30S ribosomal protein S7 has product MPRKGPVTKRDVLPDPIYNSKLVTRLINKLMVDGQRGKSQKILYSAFDLIKERTGNESIEVFDQALKNIMPVLEVKARRVGGANYQVPVEVRPDRKSTLGLRWLVKYSRLRGEKTMEERLAYEIMDAANNTGAAVKKREDTHKMAEANKAFAHYRW; this is encoded by the coding sequence ATGCCTCGTAAAGGACCTGTAACGAAAAGAGACGTATTACCAGATCCAATTTATAATTCAAAACTTGTGACTCGCTTAATCAACAAATTAATGGTTGATGGACAAAGAGGTAAATCACAAAAAATTCTTTACTCTGCATTTGATTTAATCAAAGAACGTACTGGCAATGAGTCAATCGAAGTTTTCGATCAAGCACTTAAAAACATCATGCCTGTATTAGAAGTAAAAGCACGCCGTGTAGGTGGAGCTAACTACCAAGTACCAGTTGAGGTGCGTCCAGACCGCAAATCAACTCTAGGACTTCGTTGGTTAGTGAAATACTCTCGTCTTCGTGGAGAAAAAACGATGGAAGAGCGCTTAGCTTATGAAATCATGGATGCTGCTAACAATACTGGAGCAGCTGTTAAGAAACGTGAAGATACACACAAAATGGCTGAAGCTAATAAAGCATTCGCTCATTATCGCTGGTAA
- the rpoC gene encoding DNA-directed RNA polymerase subunit beta' — MLDVNNFEYMKIGLASPDKIRSWSHGEVKKPETINYRTLKPEKDGLFCERIFGPQKDWECHCGKYKRVRYKGVVCDRCGVEVTRAKVRRERMGHIELAAPVSHIWYFKGIPSRMGLVLDMSPRALEEVIYFASYVVTETGDTTLEKKQLLSEKEYRTYREKYGKKFQAAMGAEAIKKLLQDIDTEKEVESLKEELKTAQGQRRTRAIKRLEVLEAFRNSGNEPSWMILDVLPVIPPELRPMVQLDGGRFATSDLNDLYRRVINRNNRLKRLLDLGAPSIIVQNEKRMLQEAVDALIDNGRRGRPVTGPGNRPLKSLSHMLKGKQGRFRQNLLGKRVDYSGRSVIVVGPNLKMYQCGLPKEMAIELFKPFVMKELVQRGLAHNIKSAKRKIERLSPEIWDVLEEVIREHPVLLNRAPTLHRLGIQAFEPTLVEGRAIRLHPLVCTAYNADFDGDQMAVHVPLSSEAQAEARMLMLAAQNILNPKDGKPVVTPSQDMVLGNYYLTLEREGAIGEGMIFKDTSEALLAYQNGYVHLHSRCAVHASSLNNETLTEEQNGQLLITTVGKLIFNEILPKSFPYINEPTRYNLETKTPEKYFVEKGANIPELIKAQPAIDPFKKQILGNIIAEVFKRFKITETSKMLDRMKDLGFKYSTKAGITVGVADIVVLKEKQEIITEAQTKVDNVLKQFRRGLITEDERYDRVISIWSAAKDTIQSKLMDSLDRRNPIFMMSDSGARGNASNFTQLAGMRGLMANPAGRIIELPIKSSFREGLTVLEYFISTHGARKGLADTALKTADSGYLTRRLVDVAQDVIIRDDDCGTDRGLKISALREGTEIIEHLEERLIGRYARKAIKHPETNEVIVAENDLITEDLANYIESLGIETAWIRSAFTCNTSHGVCKKCYGRNLATGQEVEVGEAVGIIAAQSIGEPGTQLTMRTFHTGGVAGDDITQGLPRIQEIFEARNPKGQAVISEIEGTVVSINEIRDKQQEIVVQGAVESRTYTAPYTARLRVTVDTPVRRGEELTEGSIDPKELLKVTDVLTVQEYLLHEVQKVYRMQGVEIGDKHIEVMVRQMMRKVRVLDAGETEVLPGTLLDVNQFTTANTDALLTNKLPATGRPVLLGITKASLETDSFLSAASFQETTRVLTDAAIKGKRDELLGLKENVIIGKLVPAGTGMLRYRKANPVVVGEESTDTVTVD; from the coding sequence TTGTTAGACGTTAATAATTTTGAGTATATGAAAATTGGTCTTGCTTCACCAGACAAGATTCGTTCTTGGTCCCATGGAGAAGTTAAAAAACCAGAAACAATCAACTATCGTACGTTAAAGCCAGAAAAAGACGGTTTATTCTGTGAGAGAATTTTTGGACCTCAAAAGGACTGGGAATGTCATTGCGGAAAATATAAACGTGTTCGTTATAAAGGCGTAGTCTGTGACCGTTGTGGCGTTGAAGTCACTCGTGCTAAGGTGCGTCGTGAGCGTATGGGTCATATTGAGCTGGCAGCTCCAGTTTCACACATATGGTACTTTAAAGGTATCCCAAGCCGTATGGGACTTGTACTTGACATGTCTCCACGTGCATTGGAAGAAGTTATTTACTTTGCATCTTACGTAGTAACTGAAACGGGCGATACAACTTTAGAAAAGAAACAGCTTCTTTCTGAAAAGGAATATCGTACATACCGTGAAAAATACGGTAAGAAGTTCCAAGCTGCCATGGGTGCGGAAGCTATTAAAAAACTTTTACAAGATATTGATACGGAAAAGGAAGTAGAGTCGTTGAAAGAGGAGCTTAAAACAGCTCAAGGACAACGCAGAACCCGTGCAATCAAACGCTTGGAAGTGCTTGAAGCATTCCGTAACTCCGGAAATGAGCCTTCATGGATGATCCTTGACGTGCTTCCGGTCATTCCACCGGAACTTCGTCCTATGGTTCAACTTGATGGAGGGCGTTTTGCCACATCTGATCTAAATGATTTATATCGCCGTGTTATCAACCGTAATAATCGGTTGAAAAGATTACTGGATCTTGGAGCACCAAGCATTATCGTTCAAAACGAGAAGCGTATGCTGCAAGAAGCCGTCGATGCTCTTATCGATAATGGCCGTCGCGGCCGTCCGGTAACTGGACCTGGTAACCGTCCGTTAAAATCTTTATCTCACATGTTAAAAGGTAAACAAGGACGTTTCCGTCAAAACCTTCTTGGTAAACGTGTTGATTATTCTGGCCGTTCCGTTATCGTAGTCGGACCAAACTTAAAGATGTACCAATGTGGTCTTCCAAAAGAAATGGCGATTGAATTATTCAAACCATTCGTTATGAAGGAGCTTGTTCAAAGAGGTCTAGCGCATAACATCAAATCAGCTAAGCGTAAAATTGAACGTTTATCTCCTGAAATATGGGATGTACTAGAAGAAGTTATTAGAGAACACCCAGTACTATTGAACCGTGCACCGACACTTCATAGACTTGGTATCCAAGCATTTGAACCAACGTTGGTTGAAGGTCGCGCAATTCGTTTGCATCCGCTCGTATGTACAGCTTACAACGCTGACTTTGACGGTGACCAAATGGCGGTCCACGTTCCTCTATCTTCTGAAGCCCAAGCCGAAGCACGCATGCTTATGCTTGCAGCACAGAACATTTTGAACCCTAAAGATGGTAAACCTGTCGTTACACCTTCACAAGATATGGTATTAGGTAACTATTACTTAACATTGGAAAGAGAAGGCGCTATCGGTGAAGGTATGATCTTTAAAGATACAAGTGAAGCATTACTTGCATACCAAAACGGATATGTACACTTGCATTCCCGTTGTGCTGTACATGCATCGTCACTAAATAATGAAACACTCACTGAAGAACAAAACGGCCAACTTCTAATTACCACTGTCGGTAAATTGATCTTCAATGAAATTTTACCAAAATCATTCCCGTATATTAACGAACCAACACGATATAATTTGGAAACGAAAACTCCAGAGAAATATTTTGTGGAAAAAGGCGCTAATATCCCTGAATTGATTAAGGCTCAACCTGCTATTGATCCTTTCAAGAAACAAATTCTTGGAAATATCATTGCGGAAGTCTTTAAACGCTTTAAAATTACCGAAACATCCAAAATGCTTGACCGGATGAAAGATCTTGGATTCAAATATTCGACAAAAGCTGGTATTACCGTTGGTGTGGCTGATATTGTCGTTTTAAAAGAAAAACAAGAAATCATTACTGAGGCTCAAACCAAAGTGGATAACGTCTTGAAACAATTCAGACGTGGTCTTATTACAGAGGATGAGCGTTATGATCGCGTTATTTCAATTTGGAGTGCTGCCAAGGATACCATTCAGTCCAAACTTATGGACTCATTGGACCGACGCAACCCAATCTTCATGATGAGTGACTCCGGTGCCCGTGGTAATGCTTCCAACTTTACGCAGCTTGCGGGTATGCGTGGTTTGATGGCCAACCCGGCTGGACGTATCATTGAATTACCGATCAAATCAAGTTTCCGTGAAGGTTTAACAGTGTTGGAGTACTTCATCTCTACACATGGTGCGCGTAAAGGTCTTGCCGATACAGCACTTAAAACAGCCGATTCCGGTTACCTTACTCGTCGACTTGTTGACGTTGCCCAAGATGTCATCATCCGTGATGACGATTGTGGAACCGACCGCGGCTTGAAAATTTCAGCCTTGAGAGAGGGCACTGAAATAATTGAGCATCTTGAAGAGCGCCTGATTGGCCGTTATGCAAGAAAAGCGATCAAACATCCAGAAACAAATGAAGTAATCGTGGCTGAAAATGATCTTATTACTGAAGATCTTGCTAATTATATTGAATCACTTGGAATTGAAACAGCATGGATCCGTTCTGCCTTTACATGTAACACCAGCCATGGTGTATGTAAAAAATGTTATGGACGCAACTTGGCTACAGGTCAAGAAGTTGAAGTGGGCGAAGCAGTCGGTATTATTGCCGCTCAATCAATCGGAGAACCTGGTACACAGTTAACGATGCGTACATTCCATACAGGTGGGGTTGCTGGGGACGATATCACTCAAGGTCTTCCTCGTATCCAAGAAATATTTGAGGCGAGAAACCCTAAAGGTCAAGCTGTCATTTCTGAAATCGAAGGAACAGTTGTTTCGATTAATGAAATTCGGGATAAACAACAGGAAATCGTTGTTCAAGGTGCAGTTGAATCACGCACATATACTGCGCCATACACTGCGCGTTTAAGAGTAACTGTTGATACTCCTGTCCGTCGCGGTGAAGAGTTAACAGAGGGTTCTATCGATCCGAAAGAATTGCTGAAGGTTACAGACGTGCTTACTGTTCAGGAATACCTGCTTCATGAAGTTCAAAAAGTATACCGGATGCAAGGTGTTGAGATCGGTGATAAACATATCGAGGTAATGGTTAGACAAATGATGCGTAAAGTCCGTGTGCTTGATGCTGGCGAAACTGAAGTGCTTCCAGGAACATTATTGGATGTTAACCAGTTCACCACTGCAAACACAGATGCATTGCTGACTAACAAATTACCAGCTACAGGCCGTCCTGTATTGCTAGGTATCACAAAAGCATCCCTAGAAACGGATTCCTTCTTGTCCGCCGCGTCATTCCAAGAAACAACCAGAGTCTTGACTGATGCAGCGATTAAAGGAAAACGTGATGAATTGCTTGGTCTTAAAGAAAATGTCATCATCGGTAAACTTGTCCCTGCAGGAACGGGAATGCTTAGATACAGAAAAGCAAACCCTGTCGTTGTTGGTGAAGAAAGTACCGATACTGTAACAGTGGATTAA
- a CDS encoding 50S ribosomal protein L7ae-like protein: MSYEKVIQAKSVIIGTKQAVRALKNNLIQEVIIADDADIYLTGRVVETAKELDVPITYVDSMRMLGKACGIDVGAATVAIKK, from the coding sequence ATGTCTTATGAAAAAGTAATACAGGCAAAGTCAGTGATTATAGGGACGAAACAAGCAGTTAGAGCTCTTAAAAACAATTTAATTCAAGAAGTTATCATCGCAGATGATGCAGATATATACTTGACTGGGCGTGTCGTTGAGACCGCCAAAGAATTGGACGTTCCTATCACATATGTTGATTCGATGAGAATGCTTGGCAAAGCATGTGGTATTGATGTCGGAGCAGCAACTGTTGCCATTAAAAAGTAA
- the rpsL gene encoding 30S ribosomal protein S12, with protein MPTINQLVRKGRESKEVNSKSPALNKGYNSFKKAQTNVSSPQKRGVCTRVGTMTPKKPNSALRKYARVRLTNGIEVTAYIPGIGHNLQEHSVVLIRGGRVKDLPGVRYHIVRGALDTAGVNNRMQSRSKYGTKRPKAAKK; from the coding sequence ATGCCTACTATTAATCAATTAGTGCGTAAAGGACGCGAGTCTAAAGAGGTTAATTCAAAATCTCCAGCACTTAACAAAGGCTACAACAGCTTTAAAAAAGCACAAACTAACGTATCATCTCCGCAAAAACGTGGTGTTTGTACTCGTGTGGGAACTATGACACCGAAAAAACCAAACTCCGCGTTACGTAAATATGCGCGTGTACGTTTAACAAACGGTATCGAGGTAACAGCTTATATCCCAGGTATCGGTCACAACCTACAAGAACACAGCGTGGTTCTTATCCGTGGCGGTCGTGTAAAAGATTTACCAGGGGTACGTTACCATATCGTACGTGGTGCTCTTGATACTGCTGGAGTTAACAATCGTATGCAAAGCCGTTCTAAATACGGTACTAAGCGTCCGAAAGCAGCAAAAAAATAA
- the rpsJ gene encoding 30S ribosomal protein S10, with amino-acid sequence MAKQKIRIRLKAYDHRILDQSAEKIVETAKRSGAAVSGPIPLPTERSVYTILRAVHKYKDSREQFEMRTHKRLIDIVNPTPQTVDSLMRLDLPSGVDIEIKL; translated from the coding sequence ATGGCAAAACAAAAAATTCGTATCCGTTTAAAAGCATATGATCACAGAATTCTTGATCAATCTGCTGAGAAAATTGTTGAAACTGCAAAACGTTCTGGTGCGGCTGTATCTGGTCCAATTCCATTACCTACTGAAAGATCGGTATATACGATCCTACGTGCGGTTCATAAATACAAAGATTCTCGTGAACAATTCGAAATGCGTACGCATAAACGTCTAATCGACATCGTTAATCCAACTCCACAAACAGTTGATTCATTGATGCGTTTAGATTTACCATCAGGCGTTGACATTGAAATCAAATTATAA
- the fusA gene encoding elongation factor G produces MAREFSLANTRNIGIMAHIDAGKTTTTERVLYYTGKIHKIGETHEGASQMDWMEQEQERGITITSAATTAQWKGHRVNIIDTPGHVDFTVEVERSLRVLDGAVAVLDAQSGVEPQTETVWRQATTYGVPRVVFVNKMDKIGADFLYSVGTIHDRLQANAHPVQLPIGAEDQFSAIIDLIEMKAHFYANDLGTDITVGEIPEEHRELAEEYREKLIEAVAEVNEDLMEKYLGGEEISIAELKAAIRTATVNVEFFPVICGSAFKNKGVQLMLDNVIDFLPSPLDVPAIKGTLPDTEDEVERHSDDSEPFSALAFKVMTDPYVGKLTFFRVYSGTLESGSYVINSTKGKRERIGRILQMHANSREEISTVYAGDIAAAVGLKDTTTGDTLCDDKNQVILESMVFPEPVISLSVEPKSKADQDKMGQALQKLQDEDPTFRAHTDQETGQTIIAGMGELHLDILVDRMRREFKVEANVGAPQVAYRETFRGSAKVEGKFVRQSGGRGQFGHVWIEFGPNEEGKGFEFENAIVGGVVPREYIPAVQAGLVDSLDRGVLAGYPLVDIKAKLFDGSYHDVDSNEMAFKIAASMALKNAASKCKPVILEPIMKVEVVIPEDYLGDIMGDITSRRGRVEGMEARGNTQMVKAMVPLSEMFGYATSLRSNTQGRGTFSMHFDHYEEVPKSISEEIIKKNKGE; encoded by the coding sequence ATGGCAAGAGAGTTCTCCTTAGCAAACACTCGTAATATTGGTATCATGGCTCACATCGATGCTGGTAAAACGACAACAACAGAACGCGTTCTATACTATACTGGTAAAATTCATAAAATTGGTGAAACACACGAAGGTGCTTCACAAATGGACTGGATGGAACAGGAACAAGAACGTGGAATCACGATCACATCCGCTGCAACAACTGCACAGTGGAAAGGTCACCGTGTAAACATCATCGATACGCCAGGACACGTAGACTTCACAGTTGAAGTTGAACGTTCATTGCGTGTACTTGATGGAGCTGTAGCTGTACTTGATGCCCAATCAGGTGTTGAGCCTCAAACTGAAACAGTTTGGCGCCAAGCTACAACTTATGGTGTACCACGTGTCGTATTCGTAAATAAAATGGACAAAATCGGTGCGGATTTCCTATATTCAGTTGGAACAATCCACGATCGTCTACAAGCTAATGCTCACCCGGTTCAGTTACCAATCGGTGCTGAAGATCAATTCTCTGCAATCATTGACCTTATTGAAATGAAAGCTCATTTCTATGCCAATGATCTAGGAACTGATATCACTGTTGGTGAAATTCCTGAAGAACATAGGGAATTAGCTGAAGAATACCGTGAAAAGTTAATTGAAGCAGTAGCAGAAGTTAATGAAGACTTAATGGAAAAATACCTTGGCGGCGAAGAAATCAGCATTGCTGAATTAAAAGCAGCTATTCGTACAGCAACTGTTAACGTTGAATTCTTCCCAGTTATCTGTGGATCAGCTTTCAAAAACAAAGGTGTTCAATTAATGCTTGATAACGTTATCGACTTCCTTCCATCTCCATTAGACGTGCCGGCTATTAAAGGTACTCTACCGGATACAGAAGATGAAGTAGAACGCCATTCAGATGATTCTGAACCGTTCTCCGCTTTAGCGTTTAAAGTTATGACTGACCCTTACGTTGGTAAACTTACATTCTTCCGCGTGTACTCAGGTACATTAGAATCAGGATCTTATGTAATCAACTCAACAAAAGGTAAACGTGAACGTATTGGACGTATCCTTCAAATGCATGCAAACAGCCGTGAAGAAATCTCAACTGTATATGCAGGGGATATCGCTGCTGCTGTTGGTTTGAAAGATACTACAACTGGTGATACTCTATGTGACGACAAGAACCAAGTAATTCTTGAATCCATGGTATTCCCAGAACCAGTTATCTCACTGTCAGTTGAACCGAAATCCAAAGCAGACCAAGACAAAATGGGTCAAGCTTTACAAAAGCTACAAGATGAAGATCCAACATTCCGTGCGCATACTGACCAAGAAACTGGTCAAACGATTATCGCTGGTATGGGTGAACTTCACTTGGACATCCTTGTTGACCGTATGCGTCGCGAATTCAAAGTGGAAGCTAACGTTGGTGCTCCTCAAGTAGCATACCGTGAAACTTTCCGTGGTTCAGCTAAAGTTGAAGGTAAATTCGTTCGCCAATCAGGTGGTCGTGGACAATTCGGACACGTATGGATCGAATTTGGTCCAAACGAAGAAGGTAAAGGATTCGAATTTGAAAATGCTATCGTCGGTGGTGTAGTACCACGTGAATATATCCCTGCTGTACAAGCTGGATTAGTTGATTCACTTGACCGTGGTGTACTTGCTGGTTACCCGCTAGTCGACATCAAAGCAAAATTATTTGACGGTTCTTACCATGACGTTGACTCCAACGAAATGGCATTTAAAATTGCTGCATCAATGGCACTTAAAAATGCTGCATCTAAATGTAAGCCGGTTATCCTTGAACCAATCATGAAAGTGGAAGTAGTTATTCCAGAAGATTACCTAGGCGACATCATGGGAGATATCACATCTCGTCGTGGTCGTGTAGAAGGTATGGAAGCTCGCGGTAACACACAAATGGTTAAAGCGATGGTTCCACTATCTGAAATGTTCGGATATGCTACATCTCTACGTTCTAACACACAAGGACGCGGAACATTCTCTATGCACTTCGATCATTATGAAGAAGTACCTAAGAGCATTTCTGAAGAAATCATCAAAAAAAATAAAGGTGAATAA